TCTTTCGGGAAAATGGGGTGGTGACGATGGAAACCGCGATGCGGTATGTGCTGACTCTTCCAGTGAGCTCCGTGATCATTGGCATATCAACTCTGGATGAACTGGAAGAGAATGTTCGGATCGCGGAAAAATTCGTGGCGATGACGCCTGAGGAAATGCGGAAAACAGAAGAGTTGACTAAACCGTATTTCAAGGATGCCACCTGGTTTAAGCAACATTGGTAAAATGGGTTGCCTGTGACCGGGTGATATCTCTGATACGTCGTGTTTTCGCCAGCTAAAGACAGGGTTTATTAGCTAGGAGGCGAAGAGGATAATGGACGTTAGGGCCATGGCCATGGCCAACATCTGTCGCGGAGAAAGGGTCTCGTGGAGAAAAATTCGAGCCAGCAGGATGGTGATGACCGGATAGAGGGCGGTCAGGCAGGCGACTACACTGACCTTGCCGTTTTTGACTGCGTAGAAGAAAAATAGGGTGCCGAGCATGCCGGTGACCCCGGTCAGGACCGCAAAGAGAATACCCTTGGGATGGACATCGGGCCGGAATCCGGTGATTTTCATGGCCACAAGAGCGACCACGATAGTCCCTGCCACCCCATAAACAATGGCGCTGGCCGGGCTGATGGTGCCTACCGCCAGTTTGGGGAAGAAGCCCCAGAGGCCAAAGAGAAGAAAGGCGATAAGGGATGAGACTAACCAGTTTTCCATTGTAGCGACTATCGAAGATTGTTCGGTGTAGTATTGTAAAACCAGAAAGCCTCGGCATTAATTGCCGAGGCTTTCTGGTTTGTGCGCTGGAAAAACAAGAGTGGTTATGGCGAACCCGGCGAGTGATGGCCGTCGTTTACTCTCTGGCTGTGGCAGTTAATGCAGGTGCCAGCCGTGATGGCTACGGCCTTGGTGATCCCGTACAATTGAAAGTCCAGTTTAAGCCCGAAATAGGTGGGCTCATGGCAGGTGATGCACATCCGTGGATGAACCTGGAAAACGGTGTTGCCAGGGTGACAGCCGGTCGAACTGAGGCAGTTCGGTGCGCGGTCGACTTGGCCGACGTGGTCATTCGCTTTGAGGTGCAAGGTTACGTCGTCAGCGATGATCTGATGGCAGTTAATGCAGTCACCAGGCCCGTACTGAGCGGCCAGGCTGATCTTCGTCCCGAAAGAGCCATCGGCATTGGGGGTCATGTTGTGGCAGTGGGTACATTGGTTTTTGTGGATGTCGACGACGGTGTCGGTTTTGTTGTGGAAATGGCAGGCGTTGGTGCAGTTGAGCACGGTTTTGTCAACCTGGCCGGTATGATTGTTTTTGTTCTGATGAAAGTCGAAATAGTCTGCGCCATGGCATTCTCCGCAGTTGCCGTTTGCTGTTGGTGGGGTGAGGGTTGGCCAGACCAGCGGATCTTTGCGGAACGGGGCGCTGCTGCCGACTGTCTTCAGATCTGGCGGGCCACTGGCTGCGTGGCAGGCATTACAGTCAAATTGATGAATGCC
This genomic stretch from Desulfobulbaceae bacterium harbors:
- a CDS encoding EamA family transporter, which encodes MENWLVSSLIAFLLFGLWGFFPKLAVGTISPASAIVYGVAGTIVVALVAMKITGFRPDVHPKGILFAVLTGVTGMLGTLFFFYAVKNGKVSVVACLTALYPVITILLARIFLHETLSPRQMLAMAMALTSIILFAS